Part of the Propioniciclava sp. MC1595 genome is shown below.
ATGCTCGCCCGCACCTTCTCGGCGTAGTAGGGCGGCAGGTCGGCGATCTGCGTGGTGTCGGTCTCGAGCAGCGTCGACAGGTCCTGGCCGAGCACCCGGTCGGGGATGCCGCGGTAGAGCGCGACATTGGCGTCGGCCGGGCCGATGAACAGCCGCGTCTGGGTGTACTGGTACCAGCCGAACGCGCCGCCGCAGAGCAGGGCGAGCGGCAGCACCACCGAGAGCGCGATCTTGGCCCACGTGGACGCCTTCCGGCGCCCGGTGAGCGCGTAGCGCTCCTCCTCGGTGATGGCACGCTCGGACGCCTCGAGCTCGTCCATCGGCGCCTCGGTCTCGAGGGGGGCGAAGGACGCCGTGTGCTCGATCCGGCCGGGGTCGGTCACCGAGGCGGCGGCACCGAGGACGGCGACCTCGCCGGGGGCGCCGTCGGCCTCGACGTCGGCCAGCACCATGGTGATGTTGTCGTGGCCCCCCGCGGCGTGGGCGAGGTCGACGAGGCGGTCGATGGTCTCCTGGCGGGGGAGGCCGGCAGCGGCCACGGCCGCGATCTCGGCATCCGTCATGAGGCCGCACAGCCCGTCGGAGCACACCAGCAGCCGGTCGCCGGGCACGATGTCGAGCCAGCCCAGGTCGGGCTCGTATTGGGTCGAGCCGTTGAGCACCCGCAGGACCAGCGAGCGGTGGGGGTGCTCGAGCGCCTGCTCCTCGGTCAGCCGGCCGTCGTCGACGAGGGTCTGTACCCAGCTGTGGTCGCGCGTCACCCGGTGCAGCTCGCCGTCGCGCACGAGGTAGGCGCGGGAGTCGCCGATGTTGACGACCGCGAGGCGGTCGTTGTCGAGCACGAAGCCGCACACCGTGGTGCCCATGCCGGACAGTTCGGGGTCGTCCTCGACCAGCTCGACCAGCCGCTCATTGGCGCGGGCCAGGGTGCCGGCCATCACCGTCAGCACGTCGACGAGGTCGCCGGGGTCGTCCTCGCCCGCGGCGGGGACGGGTGCGGGGGCGTCCTCGGCTGCCAGCCGTTCGGCGCGGGCCGCGGCGATGCGGTCGTCGAGGTTCTCGTCGGTGCGGCGCAGCTCCCACGTCGCGACGGCCGAGGCGAGGTCGCCAGCGGCGGCGCCCCCCATGCCGTCGGCCACCATGAGCATCCGCGGGCTGGTGTAGGCCGAGTCCTGGTTGTTGCTGCGGACGAGCCCGATCTCGGAGTGGGCGTCGTAACTGAGGGTCAGGGCCATGGGGTCAGGCCTCCACGACGATGAGGGTCCGACCGATGCGCAGGGTGTCGGAGGTCGAGAACGGCGCGGGCGAGCTGAGGCGCTCGTTGTTGAGGTAGGTGCCGTTGGTGGAGCCCAGGTCCTCGACCAGGTAGCCGTCGCCGCTGCGGTAGATCCGGGCGTGCCGCGTCGACACGTAGTCGTCGTCGAGGATCAGCTGGCAGTCGGTGCTCCGCCCGATCTTCAGGTGCTCGCCCAGGCCCATCGTGAGGCCGGCCTGCTTGCCCTTGGTGATGCGCAGCGTGGTGGGGGTGCGGCGGGCGCGGCGGCTCCGGCGCGCCGGCTGCGCGGTGCCGGACGCCGCGGGCGCGGCCTGCACGGCTGCCGTGGGGACCCGCCGGCCGAACAGGTCGGACCGGATCACCGCGCCGGTGAACAGGATGAACACCCACAACAGGGCGAGGAAGGCGAACTTGAGGGCGAGGACGAGGAGCTCAGACATCACTCACCGGCGACCTGACCAGCATGCGCGTGCTGCCGAGCTCGACCCGCGACCCTGCGGTCAAGGTGGCGGTCTGCACGCGGCGCCCGTCCACGACGATGCCGTTGGTCGACCCCATGTCCTCGATGGTGACCTGCGGGGCGTCCTCGGCGCCGCGCACGCTCACGCGGGCGTGCAGGCGGGAGATCCCGGGGTCGTTGATGCGGACGTCGGCGTCGGTGCCCCGGCCCAGCGTGAACCCGGGCGGGGAGAGCGGGTGGCGGATGCCGTTGACCTCCAGCACCAGCACCGCCCGCCGGATGGCCGTGGTCGTCGCCGGCGTCGCCGCGGCGGCGACCGCCTGGCTCTCGACGGTGAAGCGGCCCACCGGCAGGTTCGCCTCGAGCTCGTAGGCAATGGTGACGGGGCCGTTGAAGACGTAGCCCGCGTTCGCCGCGTACTCGCGCAGCTGCGGGATGATGTCGGAGTTCAGCGTGCGGCTGTACGGCACCAGTCGGTCGTAGTCGTGCCGCGAGAGCCCGATCGTGAAGTCGTTGGGCACCAGCCGGCGGTCGCGCGAGAGCAGGCGGGCCTCGGCGTCCAGCTCCTTCTGCAGGCGCGCGGTGATCTCGACGGGCTGCACGTCGCCCTTGAAGGCACGCGCGAAGGCACCGTTGACGACACCTTCGAGCTTGCGCTCGAGGTTGTCGAAGACTCCCACGTGACCTCCTTACGGGCGTGTGCGCACGGGGCGGATCGGGACAAGCGTAGCTCGCACGCCCCCGTGCGGGTGACCGGTGTTCGCAGGGGAGGGGACATCTCCTCTCCCCCCTGCGGGTGAACCGTCTCGAGTCTAGGTGCCAGACGCGCTCCGCACCACGGCCACGGATGCGGAGTCCAGGCTCAGTGTGCCGTCGGCGGCGTGCTCGACCTCTCCGAACCGGGCGACGAGTTCCCCCGGACAGCTGACCTCGGCGCCGGCGCGCGGTGCCGCGACGACCGTGAGGGGGCCGTGGGTGAGCGCGAACCAGTCGTCCCCGTGCCGGGTGGAGACCGGATGCCGGGGGGCGTCGATCCCCCTTCCGAAGTGCTCCCGGCGGAGGCCGATGAGCGTGCGGTGCCAGGCGAGCATCGCCGCGTGCGCCTCCTGCGTCGGCTCGTCCCAGTCGAGGACCGAGGCCTCGAAGGCGGCCGGGTCCTGCGGGTCGACGATGTCGGCGTCCGGGCCGTAGATCTCGCCCCAGCCGTGGTCGGCGAACTCGCGCATGCGGCCCGCGCTGATCAGGGAGCCGAGGTCGGGCTCGTGGTCGGAGAAGAAGCGGAACGGACGCTGGGTGCCCCACTCCTGGCCTTGGAACAGCATCGGCGTGAACGGGCCGAGCAGGAGGAGGGCGGCGCCGCCGGCCACGGCCCCCGCGGGGAGGCGCTCGTCGGGCCGGTCGCCCAGGCCGCGGTTGCCGACCTGGTCGTGGTTCTGGGTGAAGGTGACGAACCGGCGGCGGTCGACGTCGTCGGGGACGGGGGCGCCCCAGGCCGTGTCGCGGAACGTCGAGTGCGAGCCGTCGTGCACGAACACCCGCTCGAACGCGTGCGCGAGGGTCTCGGGTGCGCCGAAGCCGACGTAGTAGCCGAACGTCTCGCCGGTGAGCCAGCTGTGCAGGGCGTGGTGCACGTCGTCGGCCCACTGGCCGTCCATGCCCAGGCCGCCCTCGGCGGTGGGCGTGACCATCGTGACGTCGTTGAGGTCAGACTCCGCGATCAGGGTGAGGGGACGCCCGAGTTCGCGGCCGAGGCTGGCCACCGCGTCGGCCATCTCGGACAGGACGTGCCGCGGCGAGTCATCGATCAGCGCGTGCACGGCGTCGAGCCGGAGCGCATCGAGGTGGAAGTCGCGCAACCAGCGGACCGCGTTGTCGACGATGAACGCCCGGACGCCCTCGGCGTGGTCGTCGTCGAGGTTGATCGCCGCGCCCCACGGGGTGTGGTGCTTGATCGTGAAGTAGGGGCCGAACACCGCGGCATAGTTGCCGGCGGGGCCGAAGTGGTTGTGCACCACGTCGAGGCAGACCGCCAGCCCCAGTCCGTGGGCGGCGTCGACGAACCGCTGCAGCGCCTCGGGGCCGCCGTAGGACTCGTGCACCGCGTGCCAGCTGACCCCGTCGTAGCCCCAGCCTCGCTCGCCCGGGAACGGGACGACCGGCATCAGTTCGACCGTGTCGACGCCCAGCTCGACCAGGTGGGGGAGTCGTTCGATCGCCCCGTCGAGGGTGCCCTCGGGGGTGAACGTGCCGACGTGCAGCTCGTAGAACACCCCGCCGAGGACCTCGCGCCCGGCCCACTCTGTGTCGGACCAGCGGAAGCCCGCGGCGTCCCACACCCGGCTGGGGCCGTGGACGCCGTGCGGCTGGCGCGGGCTGCGCGGGTCCGGGCGGGGCTCGCCGCCGTCGACGCTCAGGAGGTAGTCGGTGCCGACGGGGAGGTCG
Proteins encoded:
- a CDS encoding PP2C family serine/threonine-protein phosphatase, which produces MALTLSYDAHSEIGLVRSNNQDSAYTSPRMLMVADGMGGAAAGDLASAVATWELRRTDENLDDRIAAARAERLAAEDAPAPVPAAGEDDPGDLVDVLTVMAGTLARANERLVELVEDDPELSGMGTTVCGFVLDNDRLAVVNIGDSRAYLVRDGELHRVTRDHSWVQTLVDDGRLTEEQALEHPHRSLVLRVLNGSTQYEPDLGWLDIVPGDRLLVCSDGLCGLMTDAEIAAVAAAGLPRQETIDRLVDLAHAAGGHDNITMVLADVEADGAPGEVAVLGAAASVTDPGRIEHTASFAPLETEAPMDELEASERAITEEERYALTGRRKASTWAKIALSVVLPLALLCGGAFGWYQYTQTRLFIGPADANVALYRGIPDRVLGQDLSTLLETDTTQIADLPPYYAEKVRASIPVNDMAAARSTLIELRDKANQCIAQRKARAEASAAPTPDPSTTPAPATPGGTPAPVDPSASPAPSVSAFTPVGTPSPGLTTPVTAPEEC
- a CDS encoding FHA domain-containing protein, which encodes MSELLVLALKFAFLALLWVFILFTGAVIRSDLFGRRVPTAAVQAAPAASGTAQPARRSRRARRTPTTLRITKGKQAGLTMGLGEHLKIGRSTDCQLILDDDYVSTRHARIYRSGDGYLVEDLGSTNGTYLNNERLSSPAPFSTSDTLRIGRTLIVVEA
- a CDS encoding DUF3662 and FHA domain-containing protein: MGVFDNLERKLEGVVNGAFARAFKGDVQPVEITARLQKELDAEARLLSRDRRLVPNDFTIGLSRHDYDRLVPYSRTLNSDIIPQLREYAANAGYVFNGPVTIAYELEANLPVGRFTVESQAVAAAATPATTTAIRRAVLVLEVNGIRHPLSPPGFTLGRGTDADVRINDPGISRLHARVSVRGAEDAPQVTIEDMGSTNGIVVDGRRVQTATLTAGSRVELGSTRMLVRSPVSDV
- the treZ gene encoding malto-oligosyltrehalose trehalohydrolase; the protein is MPDVTVWAPLAESVEAVLGDERRALTRAGEHWTIDLPVGTDYLLSVDGGEPRPDPRSPRQPHGVHGPSRVWDAAGFRWSDTEWAGREVLGGVFYELHVGTFTPEGTLDGAIERLPHLVELGVDTVELMPVVPFPGERGWGYDGVSWHAVHESYGGPEALQRFVDAAHGLGLAVCLDVVHNHFGPAGNYAAVFGPYFTIKHHTPWGAAINLDDDHAEGVRAFIVDNAVRWLRDFHLDALRLDAVHALIDDSPRHVLSEMADAVASLGRELGRPLTLIAESDLNDVTMVTPTAEGGLGMDGQWADDVHHALHSWLTGETFGYYVGFGAPETLAHAFERVFVHDGSHSTFRDTAWGAPVPDDVDRRRFVTFTQNHDQVGNRGLGDRPDERLPAGAVAGGAALLLLGPFTPMLFQGQEWGTQRPFRFFSDHEPDLGSLISAGRMREFADHGWGEIYGPDADIVDPQDPAAFEASVLDWDEPTQEAHAAMLAWHRTLIGLRREHFGRGIDAPRHPVSTRHGDDWFALTHGPLTVVAAPRAGAEVSCPGELVARFGEVEHAADGTLSLDSASVAVVRSASGT